A portion of the Anthonomus grandis grandis chromosome 7, icAntGran1.3, whole genome shotgun sequence genome contains these proteins:
- the LOC126738550 gene encoding signal peptidase complex subunit 3 isoform X2 yields the protein MHSVLQRANFIFAYTLSVLAVLTFCCFISTVFLNYTTDVDVKTVKVYVKNVPDYSASRERNDLGYLSFDLRTDLTHLFNWNVKQLFLYLTAEYSTQSNALNQVVLWDKIILRKENAVLDFKNINTKYYFWDDGNGLRRQDPISWAPLPAESSTQT from the exons atgcaTTCTGTACTGCAAAGGGCGAATTTCATATTCGCCTACACCCTTAGCGTTTTGGCCGTGTTAACCTTTTGCTGTTTTATATCCACAGTGTTCTTAAACTATACCACTGATGTGGATGTAAAAACTGTGAAAGTTTATGT taaaaacgTTCCAGACTACAGTGCCTCAAGGGAACGAAACGATTTAGGTTACTTAAGTTTCGACCTGAGGACTGACTTAACCCATTTGTTTAACTGGAATGTTAAACAGCTGTTTTTGTATCTTACAGCTGAGTATTCTACACAAAGTAATGCCCTGAACCAG GTTGTGTTATGGGACAAAATTATATTGAGAAAGGAAAATGCCGTGTTAGACTTTAAGAATATTAACACCAAATATTATTTCTGGGATGACGGAAATGGTTTGAG aAGGCAAGATCCTATTTCTTGGGCGCCTCTACCTGCTGAATCTTCTACCCAAACGTAG
- the LOC126738549 gene encoding FGFR1 oncogene partner 2 homolog has product MSLTMQQILIDAKKLAGRLKDRDTLTDNLLSETHAINKKIDTMKQFQEEVEQLNEIASQKPHSQLIANIQKENRHLREIQQENRDLKSTLEEYQFTIERIMTKYRQHTQEKIYKTRINFKALQEQRYQFIIQEQASKIEEMAAVMEKAAMLDEDKELRFEEIVSQLKAENQGLRELLRISQKLDLDLVSREDKTVQTEPV; this is encoded by the exons ATGTCCCTTACCATGCAACAGATCCTAATAGATGCCAAAAAGCTGGCCGGAAGACTCAAGGATAGAGACACCTTAACAGATAACTTACTGTCAGAAACTCAtgccattaataaaaaaattgatacaatGAAACAGTTTCAAGAGGAAGTGGAGCAACTGAACGAAATCGCTAGTCAAAAACCTCACTCTCAACTCATAGCGAATATTCAAAAAGAAAACAGGCATTTAAGAGAAATCCAGCAGGAAAATAGAGATCTCAAATCCACCCTGGAGGAGTACCAGTTTACTATAGAGAGAATTATGACTAAATATAGACAGCATACACAGGAGAAGATATATAAaacaagaattaattttaag GCTTTACAAGAGCAAAGATATCAATTTATAATTCAAGAGCAAGCGAGTAAGATTGAAGAAATGGCCGCGGTAATGGAAAAGGCCGCCATGCTGGATGAGGATAAGGAATTGAGGTTTGAGGAGATCGTATCCCAGTTAAAAGCTGAAAATCAG GGTCTGAGAGAGTTGTTACGAATATCCCAAAAACTAGATTTAGATTTAGTTTCCAGAGAAGATAAGACGGTTCAGACCGAGCCTGTTTAG
- the LOC126738449 gene encoding uncharacterized protein C9orf85 homolog, which yields MSTQKGNSSRSRPQKHQNRHAFKNTLHDTSHKTKSIVSTQVSNVCQRCKEIIEWKIKYKKYKPLTQAKKCVKCELKTVKRAYHIMCDPCGAKLGVCAKCGQDKEVVVAPPSEKEQIQLDEEMKVLLKSLPERKRRTFIRYMNKSGEEKEEKLQKEDILNKLNALKVDDGDDDLDDFMGLSDDEGDEHNSES from the coding sequence ATGAGTACTCAAAAAGGGAACTCTAGTAGATCCCGGCCGCAAAAACACCAAAACCGTCACGCATTCAAAAACACGTTGCACGACACAAGTCATAAAACGAAATCGATAGTTTCCACTCAGGTGTCCAATGTGTGCCAGAGATGCAAAGAGATAATCGAGTGGAAAATCAAGTATAAAAAGTACAAACCACTTACACAAGCTAAGAAATGTGTCAAATGCGAGTTAAAAACGGTTAAAAGGGCTTACCACATAATGTGTGATCCTTGCGGAGCTAAATTGGGGGTATGTGCCAAGTGCGGACAAGACAAAGAGGTTGTAGTTGCCCCACCCAGCGAGAAGGAACAGATTCAGTTGGACGAGGAAATGAAGGTGTTGTTGAAGAGTTTACCAGAGAGGAAACGAAGGACTTTTATAAGATATATGAATAAAAGTGGTGAGGAGAAGGAAGAAAAGTTGCaaaaagaagatattttaaataaactgaatGCTTTAAAAGTCGATGATGGTGATGATGACTTAGATGATTTCATGGGGTTATCAGACGATGAAGGCGACGAGCATAATAGTGAAAgttga
- the LOC126738447 gene encoding piggyBac transposable element-derived protein 4-like, producing the protein MSKNKTLLDHHIEEYSDSSEDEDPEDLDDILETLEVQELEDDLANEVDEPYQDDQNDNHGWTEYCGRHKQFVFSGPQGLKIDLDENSTPLDIFSLIVDDEIISHIVTETNKYAQQKIRSSQKTKGSRINQWTATNNDEIKKFLGLTMWMGLVRLSTLSDYGSTRSIYNLAVPRALMSRNRYQLLLSMVHFNDNKTIVPGKRLGKIKPLVDILKRKFQNLFCPGEFIVIDETLVPWRGRLIFRQYIPNKAHRYGIKLFKLCSVDGYTWDLKIYSGKSASGERETGLAKNVCMELLHNLLDQGRTLYVDNFYRSYELAKALLSRKTHVVGTVRSSKKDLPKEVF; encoded by the exons atgtcaaaaaataaaacgttgcTTGACCATCATATCGAAGAATATTCAGACTCATCCGAAGACGAAGATCCAGAAGATCTAGATGATATACTTGAAACTCTGGAAGTCCAAGAATTAGAAGATGATCTTGCCAATGAAGTGGATGAACCCTATCAAGATGACCAAAATGATAATCATGGTTGGACTGAATACTGTGGAAGACACAAACAATTCGTGTTTAGTGGACCCCAGGGCTTAAAAATAGATCTTGATGAAAACTCTACGCCACTAGACATTTTTTCATTGATTGTCGATGACGAAATAATTAGTCATATTGTCACGGAAACCAATAAATATgcacaacaaaaaataagatcAAGCCAAAAAACAAAAGGATCAAGGATAAATCAATGGACAGCGACGAATAACGACGAAATTAAAAAGTTCTTGGGGCTAACCATGTGGATGGGCTTAGTAAGACTGAGTACC ctttcagATTATGGGTCCACTCGTAGTATCTATAACCTTGCAGTTCCGCGAGCACTGATGTCAAGGAATAGGTATCAGTTACTGTTGTCAATGGTTCATTTTAATGACAATAAAACAATTGTTCCGGGAAAGCGTTTGGGAAAAATCAAGCCGCTTGTCGATATCCTGAAGAGAAAGTTTCAAAATCTATTTTGCCCAGGtgaatttattgttattgacGAGACATTAGTACCTTGGAGGGGACGACTCATTTTTCGCCAATATATACCAAATAAGGCGCATCGATAtggtatcaaactttttaaattatgctcaGTAGATGGTTATACCTGGGACTTAAAAATCTACAGTGGAAAGTCTGCAAGCGGAGAGAGAGAAACCGGACTAGCGAAAAACGTCTGCATGGAACTCTTACATAATCTTCTGGACCAGGGAAGAACGCTTTATGTCGACAATTTTTATAGAAGCTATGAACTAGCAAAAGCCCTGTTATCCAGAAAGACACATGTTGTAGGTACAGTAAGGTCATCTAAAAAGGATCTTCCGAAAGaggttttttag
- the LOC126738446 gene encoding leucine-rich repeat-containing protein 58: MDNYTSDSSDNESSNRIIDLAYLLRNPESVDRSLGEYFEDDSKRYQEVEKIILHHNELNVLPKNLFRFTNIKVLDLSNNGLTELPDLFRYCQLTNLVLKNNRLTNGSLPKEFTECPSLRELNFGGNHMTQFPEQIFSFANLRFLYLGGNGMRNISKDIWRLKQLQVFSLGGNDITEVPVSVGTLKYLQALVLCDNQIEVLPANIANLHNLRSLLLHKNRLRTLPPEIIALRNLNELSLRDNPLVVRFVSDITYQPTSLLELSARSLKLHNIKVEPGTIPKTLAFYLDTAHRCVNPHCKGVYFDNRVEHIKFVDFCGKYRIPLLQYLCSSKCASTPSEEIVRPHRTYLMKKVLLG; this comes from the exons ATGGATAACTACACGTCGGATAGTAGCGATAACGAGTCGAGCAATCGGATCATCGATCTGGCTTATTTGTTGAGAAATCCCGAATCTGTAGACCGATCATTGGGGGAGTACTTCGAAGATGATTCCAAGAGGTACCAGGAGGTGGAGAAGATCATTTTGCATCATAATGAACTGAACGTACTGCCGAAGAATCTATTTCG GTTTACCAACATAAAAGTTCTGGATCTAAGCAATAACGGCCTAACGGAGCTGCCAGATCTCTTCAGGTATTGCCAACTGAcgaatttagttttaaaaaataacagacTGACCAATGGATCTTTGCCGAAGGAGTTTACGGAGTGTCCCAGTTTGAGGGAACTGAACTTCGGGGGAAATCACATGACGCAGTTTCCCGAGCAGATTTTCAGTTTTGCCAATTTGAGATTTTTGTACTTGGGCGGGAATGGTATGAGGAACATATCGAAGGACATATGGAGGTTAAAACA GTTACAAGTGTTCTCGCTAGGCGGAAATGACATCACGGAAGTACCGGTTTCCGTTGGCACCCTCAAGTATCTTCAAGCGCTCGTGTTATGCGATAATCAAATCGAAGTTTTACCAGCGAACATTGCCAATTTACATAACCTCAGGTCTTTACTGTTACACAAAAATCGATTGAGAACTTTACCGCCTGAAATTATCGCTTTACGTAACCTTAATGAG TTAAGTCTTAGGGATAACCCCTTGGTAGTAAGGTTCGTAAGTGACATAACCTATCAGCCAACCAGCCTTCTAGAACTTTCCGCCAGATCTTTGAAACTGCACAATATTAAAGTGGAACCCGGAACCATTCCGAAGACTTTGGCGTTTTATTTGGACACTGCACATAGGTGTGTCAATCCTCACTGCAAAG GTGTATATTTCGACAACAGAGTGGAACACATAAAGTTTGTGGATTTTTGTGGGAAGTACCGGATTCCGTTGCTACAATATTTGTGCTCCTCAAAGTGTGCAAGCACCCCAAGTGAAGAAATCGTTCGACCCCATAGAACATATTTGATGAAGAAAGTATTATTAGggtga
- the LOC126738550 gene encoding signal peptidase complex subunit 3 isoform X1, whose protein sequence is MHSVLQRANFIFAYTLSVLAVLTFCCFISTVFLNYTTDVDVKTVKVYVKNVPDYSASRERNDLGYLSFDLRTDLTHLFNWNVKQLFLYLTAEYSTQSNALNQVVLWDKIILRKENAVLDFKNINTKYYFWDDGNGLRNNKNITLTLSWNIIPNAGLLPNVFGTGSHSFKFPAEYTTARM, encoded by the exons atgcaTTCTGTACTGCAAAGGGCGAATTTCATATTCGCCTACACCCTTAGCGTTTTGGCCGTGTTAACCTTTTGCTGTTTTATATCCACAGTGTTCTTAAACTATACCACTGATGTGGATGTAAAAACTGTGAAAGTTTATGT taaaaacgTTCCAGACTACAGTGCCTCAAGGGAACGAAACGATTTAGGTTACTTAAGTTTCGACCTGAGGACTGACTTAACCCATTTGTTTAACTGGAATGTTAAACAGCTGTTTTTGTATCTTACAGCTGAGTATTCTACACAAAGTAATGCCCTGAACCAG GTTGTGTTATGGGACAAAATTATATTGAGAAAGGAAAATGCCGTGTTAGACTTTAAGAATATTAACACCAAATATTATTTCTGGGATGACGGAAATGGTTTGAG gaaCAACAAAAACATCACTCTCACCTTATCCTGGAACATCATACCGAACGCGGGATTATTACCGAACGTTTTCGGCACAGGATCGCACTCGTTCAAATTTCCCGCCGAATACACCACTGCCAGAATGTAG